The following proteins are co-located in the Mesotoga sp. BH458_6_3_2_1 genome:
- a CDS encoding TIGR00341 family protein: MAERLIEVFSGSDPEKDLKEMLEEKSIIGYWTVKTSEELWQTKILALAENSEKILDSLEQRFTQDESFRAILFQVEASLPRAQEEEKEEEKQATEEEKKPEKEIFKRISREELYHDISEMISNDAVDIAMIVLSAIVATIGLVRNSPAIIIGAMVIAPMLGPNVAQSFATTLGDFGLLAKSVRTNLIRIGLGFAFALVFGLLFRLDYTTNEITSRTVANLGDIVLAFASGTAAALSISSGVSTSLIGVMVAVSLMPPLAAAGLLLGSGNIDGFSGAILLFFVNIVCINLASIITFRLQGIEPRSWWEANKAGKAVRVTIIGWVVVLGLLALSLFLSEVL; this comes from the coding sequence ATGGCCGAAAGACTGATAGAAGTATTCTCAGGTTCCGACCCCGAAAAAGATCTGAAGGAAATGCTGGAAGAGAAATCGATAATCGGCTACTGGACTGTTAAGACGTCGGAAGAGCTTTGGCAGACGAAGATACTGGCGCTTGCCGAGAACAGCGAGAAAATCCTCGACTCTCTCGAGCAGCGCTTCACCCAGGATGAATCCTTCAGGGCAATACTCTTTCAGGTAGAAGCCTCGCTTCCAAGAGCTCAAGAAGAGGAAAAAGAAGAAGAGAAACAGGCTACGGAAGAGGAGAAGAAGCCCGAGAAGGAAATCTTCAAGCGGATAAGCAGAGAAGAGCTTTATCACGACATCTCGGAGATGATCTCGAACGACGCGGTAGATATAGCGATGATAGTATTGTCGGCCATCGTAGCTACGATAGGCCTTGTGAGAAACAGCCCCGCAATAATCATCGGGGCGATGGTGATCGCTCCGATGCTAGGGCCAAACGTCGCGCAGTCCTTTGCAACGACGCTCGGAGACTTCGGACTTCTCGCAAAGTCAGTGAGAACGAATCTGATCCGTATCGGGCTGGGCTTTGCCTTTGCTCTTGTTTTCGGGCTCTTATTCAGACTAGATTACACTACTAACGAGATAACCAGTCGAACAGTGGCCAACCTGGGCGACATTGTGCTGGCGTTCGCATCGGGAACGGCTGCTGCCCTTTCGATCAGCTCTGGGGTATCCACTTCGCTCATTGGGGTTATGGTAGCCGTTTCGCTTATGCCGCCGCTGGCTGCGGCAGGGCTGCTCCTCGGAAGCGGAAATATCGACGGATTCTCCGGAGCGATACTCCTGTTCTTCGTCAACATTGTCTGTATAAACCTCGCTTCAATCATAACGTTCAGACTTCAGGGGATAGAACCGCGCTCCTGGTGGGAAGCGAATAAGGCGGGCAAGGCTGTTAGGGTTACGATAATTGGCTGGGTAGTAGTCCTCGGGCTTCTGGCTCTCTCGCTATTCCTGAGCGAAGTCCTATGA
- a CDS encoding cupin domain-containing protein: MKLVKSSIEKGKVALDRPGLKGRIIYDRENAQAVVIDIAEGMELAEHKTPVDVFILVLAGRGIITIGGDKHEVMKDDIIDSRKMIPHGIVNTGEETLRVLVVKAPHP; this comes from the coding sequence ATGAAGTTGGTGAAGAGCTCAATTGAAAAGGGCAAAGTTGCACTTGACAGACCCGGACTAAAGGGTCGGATAATCTACGACAGAGAGAATGCGCAGGCGGTCGTCATTGACATAGCCGAGGGGATGGAGTTGGCCGAGCACAAGACACCTGTCGATGTTTTCATACTGGTGCTCGCCGGTAGAGGAATAATCACTATCGGCGGAGATAAGCATGAAGTAATGAAAGATGACATCATAGACAGTCGGAAAATGATACCGCACGGAATAGTCAACACCGGAGAAGAGACTTTGCGGGTTCTGGTAGTGAAGGCACCTCATCCATAG
- a CDS encoding GNAT family N-acetyltransferase → MENKKAGNIHVRFASIDDNEKLLKIERESAQEGSIWLVAFREDFFGRLKYFEEGFIMIAEDAYDIIGCIGVGIDNLIVNGEIKKGIYLFGLRTNPQYRLKVARWLKSIIQELQNLLGPTDFDFGYASVKADNTASKKILEHMGFSTMATLDFYACPVRKTSQEKSVFVEREVDLETILDLYKPLEKDHDLLLQGTKAFEVMVTERRLRLFKTEGAYALVLDTSGEQDFGITRLSKGLRAFQLLAQGTLSPLVRIPKMNERLRSWDVLLFGWDDIRSARKIVRKIHRCAWQEGITLINFSRDRSLGSMKGAVGPLSFRIPFEIMIYEKNSINRGSRPIIRTPTI, encoded by the coding sequence ATGGAAAACAAGAAGGCAGGAAACATCCATGTAAGATTCGCCTCAATCGATGACAACGAAAAGCTCCTCAAGATCGAGCGAGAGTCGGCTCAGGAGGGGAGCATCTGGCTAGTTGCATTCAGAGAGGACTTCTTTGGAAGACTGAAGTACTTCGAAGAGGGTTTCATTATGATTGCCGAAGACGCCTATGACATCATCGGATGTATCGGTGTTGGAATCGACAACCTGATCGTCAACGGAGAGATCAAAAAGGGCATATATCTCTTTGGGCTTCGGACGAACCCGCAATACAGGCTGAAAGTCGCCCGCTGGCTGAAGTCGATCATTCAGGAACTGCAGAATCTTCTTGGCCCCACGGATTTCGATTTCGGATATGCCTCGGTTAAGGCCGACAACACCGCCTCGAAGAAGATTCTCGAGCACATGGGTTTCTCCACTATGGCGACTCTGGACTTCTACGCCTGCCCGGTTAGGAAGACCTCTCAGGAGAAGTCGGTTTTTGTGGAAAGGGAGGTCGACCTGGAAACGATTTTGGACCTTTACAAACCTCTCGAGAAGGATCATGACCTTCTTCTTCAAGGTACTAAGGCCTTCGAAGTGATGGTTACAGAGAGGAGATTGAGGTTATTCAAGACTGAAGGTGCATACGCCCTGGTTCTCGACACGAGCGGCGAGCAGGACTTTGGAATCACACGCCTTTCAAAGGGGTTGAGGGCCTTCCAGCTTCTGGCTCAGGGAACTCTTTCACCGCTGGTGAGGATCCCGAAAATGAACGAGCGATTGAGGTCCTGGGACGTTCTTCTCTTCGGCTGGGACGATATCCGAAGCGCGCGAAAGATCGTAAGAAAGATCCATAGATGCGCCTGGCAAGAGGGCATAACGCTGATAAACTTTTCGAGGGACAGGAGCCTCGGGAGTATGAAGGGTGCGGTAGGTCCTCTCAGTTTCAGGATTCCCTTTGAGATAATGATCTATGAGAAGAACAGCATAAATAGAGGAAGCAGACCTATAATAAGAACTCCGACGATATAA
- a CDS encoding S9 family peptidase — MKSRHSGRMILKGVISLKKLKLEDLYKYSAVGDLHIFPDRENFVFVRKTMDKKKNQYESNIWSGNMKSGEVRQLTRGGKDGSPVVSPDGKSILFVSGRDKDAKGSGLYLLPLAGGESRLVKTLKGGFSSVSWIDSETVLFITKHAPGEDPEKIEEDDSPEKKVYEIDKIPFVSNGAGFTENRTGHLYKMKLENGKMEPIEAVGGDIESIVLSPERKSAAVTTTEEMEKRPIWSSLYVLDLQSGTAKRIGDDTLSFYHCEWSDDSELFAVATDFKKGFPTNPFIVHVNLESLKLAALAREMDLYFGNSLNSDVRGVSPNTSIKVVENKLYSLVTAGSQIKLISMDKEGKVEEIAVSSGSIDCFDIAGEALLLSEMTTTEPLEIYSLVKGKRKKLTDFNSWIKGIKLSKPESFEVEASDGQKIEGWIMRPFNFEEGKKYPAVVEIHGGPKTAYGGGYIHEFQTLASEGYAVIYCNPRGSAGYGTDFADIRGHYGERDFEDIMEIVEYVINECDFVDEERLGVTGGSYGGFMTNWIVGHTDAFKAAVSQRSISSWISFFGTTDIGYFFASDQTGGDFFDNLEGYLRQSPLMSAPNVVTPILFIHSLEDYRCWVPEAMQFFTALRYLGKEAKMVLFPKENHELSRGGLPIHREKRLRAILEWFDSHLKI; from the coding sequence ATGAAAAGCCGTCATTCTGGTAGAATGATTCTGAAAGGGGTGATCTCGTTGAAGAAGCTGAAGCTTGAGGATCTCTACAAATACTCCGCTGTGGGCGATCTTCACATTTTTCCCGATAGGGAGAACTTTGTCTTTGTAAGAAAGACTATGGACAAGAAGAAGAACCAGTACGAAAGCAACATCTGGTCGGGCAACATGAAAAGTGGAGAGGTCCGGCAGCTGACCCGTGGCGGGAAGGACGGTTCCCCAGTTGTCAGTCCAGACGGCAAGAGTATTCTCTTTGTCTCTGGAAGAGACAAGGATGCGAAGGGATCAGGGCTTTATCTTCTGCCTCTTGCGGGCGGTGAAAGCAGACTGGTGAAGACTCTTAAAGGAGGATTCTCCTCTGTCTCGTGGATCGATTCGGAGACGGTTCTCTTCATAACGAAGCACGCCCCCGGGGAAGACCCCGAGAAGATCGAAGAAGACGATTCTCCAGAGAAGAAGGTTTACGAAATAGACAAAATACCATTTGTCTCTAACGGCGCTGGATTCACCGAGAACAGAACAGGCCATCTATATAAGATGAAACTCGAAAATGGAAAGATGGAACCGATTGAGGCCGTCGGAGGCGATATCGAAAGCATCGTTTTATCTCCCGAGAGAAAGAGTGCCGCGGTGACGACAACGGAAGAGATGGAGAAGAGACCGATATGGAGCAGTCTCTACGTCCTCGATTTACAAAGCGGAACTGCGAAGAGAATCGGAGACGACACCCTCTCTTTCTATCATTGCGAGTGGTCAGACGATAGCGAACTCTTCGCTGTCGCGACAGACTTCAAGAAGGGCTTTCCAACCAATCCCTTCATAGTACACGTTAATCTGGAATCTCTTAAGCTTGCTGCTCTTGCACGAGAAATGGACCTGTACTTCGGCAACAGCCTGAACAGCGATGTGAGGGGCGTCTCGCCGAACACGTCCATAAAGGTAGTAGAAAACAAGTTGTATTCACTCGTAACTGCCGGGTCGCAGATAAAGCTGATTTCTATGGATAAAGAGGGAAAGGTCGAGGAAATCGCTGTCTCTTCGGGGAGCATAGACTGCTTCGATATCGCGGGCGAGGCGCTTCTCCTTTCCGAGATGACTACGACAGAGCCACTGGAGATCTACTCTCTTGTCAAAGGCAAGAGGAAGAAGCTCACAGACTTCAACTCCTGGATTAAGGGTATAAAGCTGTCGAAGCCGGAGAGCTTCGAAGTGGAGGCCTCTGACGGTCAAAAGATCGAAGGCTGGATAATGAGGCCGTTCAACTTCGAGGAAGGGAAGAAATACCCGGCCGTAGTGGAGATCCACGGAGGGCCGAAGACGGCATATGGCGGCGGATATATACATGAATTCCAGACTCTGGCCTCCGAAGGGTATGCAGTTATCTACTGCAACCCGAGGGGAAGCGCCGGTTACGGGACCGACTTCGCCGACATAAGAGGTCATTATGGAGAAAGGGATTTCGAAGACATAATGGAAATCGTCGAGTACGTGATAAATGAGTGCGATTTCGTCGACGAAGAGAGGCTCGGTGTCACCGGGGGCTCATACGGCGGCTTCATGACAAACTGGATTGTAGGACATACTGACGCCTTCAAGGCGGCCGTCTCCCAGAGGTCTATCTCGAGCTGGATTTCCTTCTTCGGCACTACGGATATAGGATATTTCTTTGCAAGCGACCAGACCGGAGGCGATTTCTTCGACAACCTCGAGGGTTATCTAAGGCAGTCACCTCTGATGTCGGCACCCAACGTCGTCACTCCGATTCTTTTCATTCACTCCCTTGAAGATTACAGATGCTGGGTCCCCGAAGCGATGCAGTTTTTTACTGCGTTAAGATATCTAGGCAAAGAAGCCAAAATGGTGCTCTTCCCGAAGGAGAACCACGAGCTTTCCAGAGGCGGCCTTCCCATACATAGAGAAAAGCGTTTGAGGGCAATACTGGAATGGTTCGATTCCCATCTGAAGATATGA